One Amycolatopsis thermophila DNA segment encodes these proteins:
- a CDS encoding S49 family peptidase gives MTSVTDRLTSRISRIGDRGDRTDVVAVVKLHGVITPTPSPLARGTINLAGVESALTRAFDHDRLKAVALLINSPGGAPTQSGLVAERIRQLAAKKPGVPVLAFCEDVAASGGYWLACAADEIYAHRTSMVGSIGVISGGFGFTGLLDRFGIERRVHTAGENKKRLDPFAPEKPEDVEWLKKMHAQLHEMFVDWVKERRGERLADTEELFTGDVWLGAKAAELGLVDGIGNLRQVVEQRYPDAEIVVAEPKKPLLARLGIGAPAAAQALLDAVAQRVAWSRYGI, from the coding sequence ATGACCAGCGTGACGGACAGGCTGACCAGCAGGATCTCCCGCATCGGCGACCGGGGCGACCGCACGGACGTGGTGGCCGTGGTCAAGCTGCACGGGGTGATCACGCCGACGCCCTCGCCGCTGGCGCGCGGCACCATCAACCTCGCCGGCGTCGAGTCCGCGCTGACCCGCGCGTTCGACCACGACCGGCTCAAGGCGGTCGCGCTGCTGATCAACTCGCCGGGCGGGGCGCCGACCCAGTCCGGCCTGGTCGCCGAGCGCATCCGCCAGCTCGCGGCGAAGAAGCCGGGCGTGCCGGTGCTCGCGTTCTGCGAGGACGTCGCCGCCTCCGGCGGTTACTGGCTGGCCTGCGCGGCGGACGAGATCTACGCGCACCGCACCTCGATGGTGGGCTCGATCGGGGTGATCAGCGGCGGTTTCGGGTTCACCGGTCTGCTGGACCGCTTCGGCATCGAGCGCCGCGTGCACACCGCGGGCGAGAACAAGAAGCGGCTCGACCCGTTCGCGCCGGAGAAGCCGGAGGACGTCGAGTGGCTGAAGAAGATGCACGCCCAGCTGCACGAGATGTTCGTGGACTGGGTGAAGGAGCGCCGCGGGGAGCGGCTCGCCGACACCGAGGAGCTGTTCACCGGTGACGTGTGGCTCGGGGCGAAGGCCGCCGAGCTGGGTCTGGTCGACGGGATCGGGAACCTGCGCCAGGTCGTCGAGCAGCGCTACCCGGACGCCGAGATCGTGGTCGCGGAGCCGAAGAAGCCCCTGCTGGCCCGGCTGGGCATCGGCGCACCCGCGGCCGCCCAGGCGCTCCTGGACGCGGTAGCACAGCGAGTTGCCTGGTCACGCTACGGAATCTGA
- a CDS encoding sensor histidine kinase: MDAVPGLPISQVVPWSVAGVLLIALIVVLVRSRKPSSTIEDAVLEAVDHMSRATPDLREGFDQASADRITSQLLELLKCVAVGITDSEGTLVSWDGEANDHYLDLSGAVMTSIRKARREVVSHDDVPCDHRGTCRMKTAVIVPLLVEDEVEAALIVVGRSTGKRLVQMADAVAQFVTTQFELARFEESKHQLQQAEIKALRAQISPHFIYNALNTVSALIRTDPEEARELLQEFADFTRYSFRTSGMFTTLADELRNIDRYLTIERARFGGRLEVRLKIAPEVLSVVVPFLIIQPLVENAVQHGLANKPTGGMVTVTASDYGTEALISVEDDGIGMDPARLADLRNSHRTGAHVGLGNINARMRQLFGDEYALMVETAPGAGMKVTLRVPKFAPGVRTDLPDYAAAPPEPARNGRLHKTGGVRNLAP, translated from the coding sequence ATTGACGCCGTGCCCGGTCTGCCGATCTCGCAAGTCGTCCCGTGGAGCGTTGCGGGTGTGCTGCTGATCGCGTTGATCGTCGTGCTGGTGCGGTCCCGCAAGCCGAGCAGCACCATCGAGGACGCCGTGCTCGAGGCCGTCGACCACATGTCGCGCGCCACGCCGGACCTCCGCGAGGGCTTCGACCAGGCGAGCGCCGACCGGATCACCTCGCAGCTGCTCGAGCTGCTCAAGTGCGTCGCGGTCGGCATCACCGACAGCGAGGGCACCCTCGTCTCGTGGGACGGCGAGGCCAACGACCACTACCTCGACCTCAGCGGCGCGGTGATGACGTCGATCCGGAAGGCGCGGCGCGAGGTCGTCTCGCACGACGACGTCCCGTGCGACCACCGCGGCACGTGCCGGATGAAGACCGCCGTGATCGTGCCGCTGCTGGTGGAGGACGAGGTCGAGGCCGCGCTGATCGTGGTCGGCCGCTCCACCGGCAAGCGCCTGGTGCAGATGGCCGACGCGGTGGCCCAGTTCGTCACCACCCAGTTCGAGCTGGCCCGGTTCGAGGAGTCCAAGCACCAGCTGCAGCAGGCCGAGATCAAGGCGCTGCGGGCGCAGATCTCGCCGCACTTCATCTACAACGCGCTGAACACGGTGTCCGCGCTGATCCGCACCGACCCGGAGGAGGCGCGCGAGCTGCTGCAGGAGTTCGCCGACTTCACGCGCTACTCGTTCCGCACCTCCGGCATGTTCACCACGCTCGCCGACGAGCTGCGCAACATCGACCGCTACCTGACGATCGAGCGGGCCCGCTTCGGCGGCCGTCTCGAGGTGCGGCTCAAGATCGCGCCCGAGGTGCTGTCGGTCGTGGTGCCGTTCCTGATCATCCAGCCGCTCGTGGAGAACGCGGTCCAGCACGGACTGGCGAACAAGCCGACCGGCGGGATGGTCACGGTGACCGCGTCGGACTACGGCACCGAGGCGTTGATCAGCGTCGAGGACGACGGCATCGGCATGGACCCGGCCCGGCTGGCGGACCTGCGCAACTCGCACCGCACCGGCGCGCACGTCGGCCTGGGCAACATCAACGCCCGCATGCGCCAGCTCTTCGGCGACGAGTACGCGCTGATGGTCGAGACGGCACCGGGCGCCGGGATGAAGGTGACGCTGCGGGTGCCGAAGTTCGCGCCGGGCGTGCGCACCGACCTGCCCGACTACGCCGCGGCGCCACCCGAGCCCGCCCGCAACGGTCGTCTGCACAAAACCGGGGGAGTCCGTAACCTGGCGCCATGA
- a CDS encoding Fpg/Nei family DNA glycosylase — MPELPEVEALAHHLREHAVGRLVSRVDVASLAVLKTFDPPYTELHGREVTGAGRFGKHLDLDCDGLHLVVHLARAGWLRWADNLSPTPPKPGKGPIALRVHFGDRGFDLTEAGTKKGLAVWVVRDPHEVPGIARLGPDALSLDREALAGLLAGKTERLKWVLTNQAVIAGIGNAYSDEILHAAKLSPFATAGKLPDEALDRLATAMHEILTSAVERSVGQDAARLKGEKRSGMRVHARTGLPCPVCGDTVREVSFADKSFQYCPTCQTGGKPLADRRLSRLLK; from the coding sequence ATGCCGGAGTTGCCCGAGGTCGAAGCGCTGGCGCACCACCTGCGCGAACACGCGGTGGGGCGGCTGGTCAGCCGCGTCGACGTGGCGTCGCTGGCCGTGCTCAAGACGTTCGACCCGCCCTACACCGAGCTGCACGGGCGGGAGGTCACCGGCGCGGGCCGGTTCGGCAAGCACCTCGACCTCGACTGCGATGGCCTGCACCTGGTGGTGCACCTGGCGCGTGCGGGCTGGCTGCGCTGGGCGGACAACCTCTCGCCCACGCCGCCGAAGCCGGGCAAGGGCCCGATCGCGCTGCGCGTCCACTTCGGAGACCGCGGGTTCGACCTGACCGAGGCCGGCACGAAGAAGGGCCTGGCGGTGTGGGTCGTCCGCGATCCGCACGAGGTGCCCGGCATCGCCCGGCTCGGCCCGGACGCGCTGTCGCTGGACCGGGAGGCGCTCGCCGGGCTGCTGGCCGGCAAGACCGAGCGGCTCAAGTGGGTGCTGACGAACCAGGCCGTGATCGCCGGGATCGGCAACGCCTACTCCGACGAGATCCTGCACGCCGCGAAGCTGTCGCCGTTCGCGACCGCGGGCAAGCTGCCCGACGAGGCGCTGGACCGGCTGGCCACGGCGATGCACGAGATCCTGACCAGCGCCGTCGAGCGGTCGGTGGGCCAGGACGCGGCCCGCCTCAAGGGCGAGAAGCGCTCCGGCATGCGGGTGCACGCCCGCACCGGCCTGCCTTGCCCGGTGTGCGGGGACACGGTGCGTGAGGTGTCCTTCGCCGACAAGTCGTTCCAGTACTGCCCGACCTGCCAGACCGGGGGCAAGCCGCTGGCGGACCGGAGGCTGTCGCGGCTGCTCAAGTAG
- a CDS encoding DUF983 domain-containing protein: MNRVVRGGDGREWVVRAQMEWRRPATAEDFERDISGSYGPGIAMLAVCILLAVILVAWLPDSVVVPPWVIYGLLLIVVFFPLRWVLNRPWTVVAETDGGVTGEPPPERWVGIISGMFSVRGELTRIAKTIQREAGPDFEGPLRPME; the protein is encoded by the coding sequence ATGAACCGCGTGGTGCGGGGAGGCGACGGCCGCGAGTGGGTCGTCCGGGCGCAGATGGAATGGCGCCGCCCGGCAACCGCCGAGGACTTCGAGCGGGACATCTCCGGCAGTTACGGCCCGGGCATCGCGATGCTGGCCGTGTGCATCCTGCTGGCCGTCATCCTCGTGGCCTGGCTGCCCGACTCCGTCGTGGTGCCGCCGTGGGTGATCTACGGCCTGCTGCTGATCGTGGTGTTCTTCCCGCTGCGATGGGTGCTGAACCGGCCGTGGACGGTGGTCGCGGAGACCGACGGCGGCGTCACCGGAGAGCCCCCGCCGGAGCGCTGGGTCGGCATCATCTCCGGCATGTTCAGCGTCCGCGGTGAGCTGACCAGGATCGCCAAGACGATCCAGCGGGAGGCGGGCCCGGACTTCGAGGGCCCGCTGCGGCCGATGGAGTAG
- a CDS encoding sigma-70 family RNA polymerase sigma factor encodes MMDDAAVPEQRSASEDEAALLGRLRAGEDAAFRELFELHASAVRRLARGLAADSSEAEDITAETFFRVLQALRRGNGPKEHIRAYLLTVARRVSWEWHGARRDVPVTDDELTHRAGAGADAHARTAEHSLITTAFTSLPERWRTVLWQTEVEGEQPAVVAPNFGLSANATAALARRARQGLRAAYLQAHLAMNRTSDVSCRGVIEKLGGYTAGSVTGAEARRIRGHLLGCASCRAMHAELRDVCSSLRAHAGVVAMLVPASVAVAGGAAGGGTSCGVLTTLKTMLVSKLKIGVVLASTTAAGVVGFAVGPAVVDESQPIGLPAQGGVELRIAEPESQLSSPPSVLIAPDEVTVPYPGAPADEAPVQQHQQAPPPVEPTKPADPPAHRTAEGTSTGSGRSDPVEPTRPSEPSSSGSARDDLPTTDGTTYTTKDKPDSDDKPGKGWGRDKQKPTASEPDHGPGWWWWLQQDRGRGDDRSGQGSSE; translated from the coding sequence TGCCGGAACAGCGCTCGGCATCGGAGGACGAGGCCGCGCTTCTGGGCCGGCTTCGTGCCGGTGAGGACGCCGCGTTCCGGGAGCTGTTCGAGCTGCATGCCTCCGCCGTCCGCCGGCTGGCCCGGGGTCTGGCCGCCGATTCGTCCGAGGCGGAGGACATCACCGCCGAAACGTTCTTCCGCGTGCTGCAGGCGTTGCGCCGCGGGAACGGTCCCAAGGAGCACATCCGCGCGTACCTGCTGACGGTGGCGCGCCGCGTGTCGTGGGAGTGGCACGGTGCGCGCCGCGATGTGCCGGTGACCGATGACGAGCTGACGCACCGCGCGGGCGCGGGTGCCGACGCGCACGCCCGCACGGCCGAGCACAGCCTGATCACGACCGCGTTCACGAGTCTGCCGGAGCGCTGGCGGACGGTGTTGTGGCAGACCGAGGTGGAGGGCGAGCAGCCCGCGGTGGTGGCGCCGAACTTCGGGTTGAGCGCGAACGCCACGGCGGCGCTGGCGCGGCGGGCCCGGCAGGGTCTGCGCGCGGCCTACCTGCAGGCGCACCTGGCGATGAACCGGACTTCGGACGTCAGCTGTCGCGGGGTGATCGAAAAACTGGGCGGTTACACGGCCGGCAGTGTGACCGGCGCGGAGGCCCGCCGGATCCGCGGTCACCTGCTGGGGTGCGCGTCGTGCCGGGCGATGCACGCCGAGCTGCGGGACGTGTGCTCGTCGCTGCGCGCGCACGCCGGTGTGGTCGCGATGCTGGTGCCGGCGTCGGTGGCCGTGGCGGGCGGTGCGGCCGGTGGTGGCACGTCGTGCGGGGTGCTGACGACGCTCAAGACGATGCTGGTGTCGAAGCTCAAGATCGGGGTCGTGCTGGCCTCGACCACCGCCGCGGGTGTCGTCGGGTTCGCGGTCGGGCCGGCGGTGGTCGACGAGTCCCAGCCGATCGGCCTGCCCGCGCAGGGCGGGGTCGAACTGCGCATCGCGGAGCCGGAGTCGCAGCTGAGCTCGCCGCCGTCGGTGCTGATCGCGCCGGACGAGGTGACGGTGCCCTATCCGGGCGCGCCCGCGGACGAGGCGCCCGTGCAGCAGCACCAGCAGGCCCCGCCGCCCGTCGAGCCGACGAAGCCCGCCGACCCGCCCGCGCATCGGACGGCGGAGGGGACGAGCACGGGCAGCGGCCGGTCGGACCCGGTCGAGCCCACGCGGCCGTCGGAGCCGTCCTCCAGCGGTAGCGCGCGCGACGACCTGCCGACCACGGACGGCACCACCTACACGACCAAGGACAAGCCGGACTCCGACGACAAGCCGGGCAAGGGCTGGGGTCGCGACAAGCAGAAGCCGACGGCGTCCGAGCCGGACCACGGGCCGGGCTGGTGGTGGTGGCTTCAGCAGGACCGGGGCCGCGGTGACGACCGCTCCGGCCAGGGGTCCTCCGAGTAG